The sequence TATTTGTTTCCTTTTCGTTATGTTTGTTGCATTTTTCTGTGCGATTAGAATAAAGCGTTAGAATTTTATTCTAGAAATATAAAACGCATAAATGTATTACACAAACGTGaaaaaatacgattttttGATGTTATACGTATCTGCATAGATTGCTTACAATTTACTGCATTAccttgtattattttttattatattctttattattattattattttattaaaactgtactaaaaattatattatatacatactatttgcgtaatttaatttataattttttattataacaaaaaagagTACAAGTTTCGTGTCAGAGAAGCTTTGTTTGCGCatgatgaaaaatttatttctttttctgttgATAATTAAGTGAactgaatatttataactatagTATTTTATGATAGGACCAATttgtattagttttattttattttattttttttttaagataaaatttatcaaaatcttAATTCATAGAACTAAATCAGGTAAGAAATGcaaaattcttaatattaaagaaaaaatcttaatatGAAGAGAATATATTAAGTGTAGCatgagaatatatatacacacacagaaaaatttatttcaagaaaatattgaattttatgtcataacgagaaaattgaattttaatgtttaatccTGGCACttcgaatattttatgtttttttgtaCGTGTAAATTTCATCAAAGTACTGtaatatactaataaataacgcTTTTATACATACAGAATCTTGCTATGTTTTTTACGTATGGCATAATACGTGTGGCCTAATCGATCTAGAGtttatcgaaaaattaataatttaatgactaaaacttatacttttttatttcatcgaTTTTGCAACGCATAGATAATCTTTGTATGTAGATCTGTTAATTAAGAGATTATTtgatatatcttaagaatgaCATAAGAAGAAATGGATCGCAAAACGTGCATTTCCACTGAACATACTTTGCTGTGTATTTGTTTCCGATGCGGGGAAGTTTCAAAGAAGTTTCAAGTTGTTTAATTTCCACTTGCCGCTCTAAGTTACGTTTGTGAAATTTTCTGTTCCCAGAGATTCAATCGGACGGCGTGCAACGATTTCATGCGCATTCCAATCAATGTGTCTACAACCCCGACGGAGCGCAACAATGCAGGAGTTACCCTTGTCACAAGTGCGGCAGCGCGTTTACACGCAAGAACAATTTGTATAATCATCTCAAGTTTCAATGTGGTCAATTGCCGAGGTTCAACTGTCCATATTGCTCGTACCGTACGAAACACTCGTCGAACGTGAGGTCTCATATACGCAGGATACACCCCAATGAAAGTGTCTATGTTCTCGACATTAGCAGCAAGCAGAACTATCAGTCGAAATGAACGAtgcaaagttttttttgtttttgttttttttttacaagcttTCGTCTACAAGCAAAGCcgcaaaatatatttcggaGCAGTTGTgatatcaattaattgaatggTTTATTAGTTACTTTatcagtatattttatttattttatgtaatcgTTTCTGCCATACATATTGTCGTGTTAAtcaattcattattatatgtttgttTAGTATAATCGATATCATTGATATAGTCTGAATTTAAAGATCACATTTGATGTTTCCTTGCTGCagaatgtttgaaaaatatatttatttataaaatgcatCTTATATTtggaacattttatttttgaaatatgtttggtggtatattgttaaattattaatacactgAATTCGatgtaattgaataaatttttagtgtttaGCTGTCTATGTCGATCTATCACTCTTtttgatttcttaaaattgctATTATAACTTGTACTTTCTTAAATGATCTCCTGTTTATCTCTCTCTAAACCCTAGACAGATATTACTACCTAGATATAAgagatatagaaatttttagtatgTTTGGGGTGTAACGGTTTCTTTGCCTTGCGGTGGGAAGGAGACAAACAAGTTTCAACTCTCCTGAAATGTCCTCCTAAAATGGCAGCTGCAGAAGTTCGATCGTGACTGTGAAAGTGAAAGCATCCAAAATGTTAGTAAGTCTCACAGACTTAATAGTAGGTAACCATGTCGATCTTTTCGAGGTAAGTATACGCTAAAACTGCAATATTTTGTCAgtgtaactttatatttttattacatttaaataataatgtatacgtCTATAGTTAGAAATAGGAATACGCTTCAAGAGGCACAAGTACGAGCATGGTAGCTATAAGTTtgcttatattatttataaaaagacatTCGCATTTATAACTTGTGATCTCGGTACTTCTAATTTTACGTCAATTACGGATACAACTAAAAAGCGTTAttggaatagaaaaaaaattgaatgacatatgtaattttatagattataaattacataaaagtgTTAGATGCAGATTGTGCGATATATCTATAGGTATATGAAGCTCGACTCGTGAAAGATGCACTTTTAGCAATTcagctttttttattattattatgtatatacttgTCTTATGCTTTGTCTTTGAAATATActaatttagttaataataaaaattttgttttactttaagCTTCTATaacttttccttatttttaagCTTTTATAACTTTTCCTTATTGtggtttcaaaataaattgtacataatttGCTTAACCAATTTTTGATGTTTCGACTAAAAATAAGAGGGATAATATATGTTTGcatgaaatataaacaattaaaattttaggtcttttagaaacaaaaattaaggATAATAACTTAGCTTaagataatgaaattaatgcgTATGTTGATTAACATACAACATACTGATAAACTGATGTGTAatcaataagaatttttttgttacagatATTAAACCTTGCTACGTTCGACTTTCACGGCTCTCGCAGGAAGGCTGTCGCCAAACTAAACACCGTATCCATTTAGCTTTgcgtaaaaaacttttttgttcaAACAATTGCGGGCGTTCCTTCGGAACTTTAAATTCCATGTTGAAGCATCTGCATTATGAATGCCATTATCCGCCATCTCTAATGTGTTCATTCTGTAATAATTATCGTTCGAGATCGATTACCAGTATTTATCAACACGTGCTTAAacgacatataaaaaaaaatattttataagattctTTTGTTTCTGTTTGCGAAGATTTACTTAAGCACATTCTTTAATGCGATATcttgcattaatattttagaaatagatTATTACCAAAGaagtaaattgtttttgtaccattaactttatatcattcttttattttttgttttttattttgttttttgtaattcCATTTATTGCATTATACTTAAATACGGACCTAGGCGTATATATAAGTGTACTTACAGATTTAGGTTTATAAAccaaagaatattaattacaaattagaCGTGACAGTGAAAATGgtgtgatataatttttaattttttaaataatttacagaaACTGCATTTGTTTTGCTTGCACATCAGATTTGTTTTACGTTTCCTGAACAggtaacaatatattattaggaTATTAACTtccaattaatataatgacaTTAGTGCAGTTAAGTACTTACAAGAAAGGACTGTGtatgtaaagaattttttataataatgtattttttataataatttttttataataaaataatagaacttttaataatgtaatgaaTTTAGTacaactaaataaatttcaagtcACAGTTACTCTTACAttgttttttagttttagaGTGCCCTTTTCTGGAATGGTAGTTTaagattatttgtataattttgttaacgTCTTCACTAATAGCAATAACGCTATTGCGTATTTTAGCTAATGATGAAGGACACGCTGTCAGTAATTGGTATTTTGTTACAGATAATAATTCTTCCTGCGTTTGGCTTCCTGCGGTTTCACTGGCAAACGCTCGGTGGTCCCGACTTCGTAATCACGGATCAAGTTTCCGCAAAAAATTCCGCTGTCCCAACAACTGCGGTAGTTGCTTCACACACCGCGGTTCCCTGACGAGACATTTGCGTTACGAGTGCCAACAGGAACCGCGTTTTAAGTGTCCGGTCTGCGATTTTCGTTCAAAATGGTCATCCGATGTTTACAAGCATGTACGCAAGAAGCACCAAGGTAGTGCTGTGCGTTGTATCGATGTCGGCGGAAATTGAAGGAACGAATCTCTCCAGTCCTTATGTATTGCGTGTAAGAAATTGCATTCTGTGCATGTTCAATGATtgccaattaaataaatattttgcaaaacagCGAAATGTTTATCCTGCTTTAtcgtgttattatattatttttttacaaaaagtttcatgtatgtacatattagaAATGTATGAATCGAGGTTTTTTTGGGGCCGAATTTAATTGAATCGAATTATTAAACCACAACTTTTGATTAAACTTAACCTAATTTgaacaataattattgttattaaactaatatactaattattgttcaattttaaaacaaagctAATCAAATTACTatgtaaagtaatattaattaatatgaaataatcttatataatataaaattatttgattcgTAATCGAATAGTTTGCACATTTC is a genomic window of Monomorium pharaonis isolate MP-MQ-018 chromosome 7, ASM1337386v2, whole genome shotgun sequence containing:
- the LOC118646606 gene encoding zinc finger protein 568-like, yielding MWQLQQRVQHEAQSSVSLEDRVRSTAEIQLSILRLQDETSVKQIQSDGVQRFHAHSNQCVYNPDGAQQCRSYPCHKCGSAFTRKNNLYNHLKFQCGQLPRFNCPYCSYRTKHSSNVRSHIRRIHPNESVYVLDISSKQNYQSK